The genomic stretch CCGCCTCGACCGGATCAAAGCCCATGGCGTCGCGCACCGTTTTGCAGTCCTCGGCTTTACAGTCGATGTCTATGCGCGAGCCGTCTGCGGAAACCATGGTCAGCTTCCCTTTGCCCGTCTCGTCCATCGCCTCAGTCAAAGCCTTGTTCACTCGAGCCACGCGCTCTGCCGTCGCCTTGGGATCGCTCTCCTGGATCGCGGCCTGCCTGACCCTCATCTCCTTTGCGCCGCCCTTGATCGAATCCATATACGCGGGGAGGTCGTCCACGCGAGAGGGATCAACAGGCACCTTCGCATCGTTGAAGTAGAGCCTGCCTGCAACGAGCTTGGGCTGCTTTTCCATCTCCACGAATTTATCGCCATCCTTCACGTACCACTTGCCGTCGTTGCCGCGATAGACGTTCGCGTTGTCGGTCTTTATCGCATCCGCGGTCTCGCCGCTTGAATCCTTGATCTTGAAGTTGTCGTAGAGCGACGCGTGTTTGGTCTTTTCGTCCACAGCGCCTGCAACCGTGCGATCGTCTCCCTCTTCCTGTCCCAGCTCGATCCAGTCGCTCCTGCCGCCGACTTCGATCTCCTTGTCGCCGCCCTTCACGCCGAGGCCGTCTATCTTGCCGCTCACACCCTTGCGGCTCGCCTCCTTGAACCATCCACCCTGTCCGCTCTTGGGGTCCTCGACCCAGAAGATCTTCTGGCCTTCGCTGAGCCCGTGCCGGCTCGCATCGCCGCTCACTGTGTAGGCCTTGACGTTCCCCGGGAGCTTCTTGCCGGATGCGCGCTCGAGCTTGAACCCTTCCTTGTCCTGGCCTGCCACGTCGTCCACGAGTCTCGCGCGCTCGGGCGTGCCGTCTATCCCTTCGATCTCCTCAGCGTACCACTCGCCCAGCTTGCGGCCGTAGTCCGCCTTCTTCTGGTCCGCAGTGGCGCCGACCACGACGCCGTTCTCGTCCACCTCTTCCTTCAGATCCTTGGTCGGGAGTTTGTTCAGTATATCGCGGAACTCATCGTCCGCATCGGTGTCGTTGGCCTCGGCCCTCTTCTCGGCAGCCGCCTTTGCGTCGTCCACAATCCTCTTCCACTCAGAAGGCTCGTAGCCCTCGGGCGCCTTCTCCTGCGCGGCCTTCACCACCTCGTCCAGCTTCTCTGCGCCGGTCGCCTCGCCTCCGCCGATGTTGGCGGTGACGTTTACGCCTCCTCCTGCCGGAGCGCTGCCTGCGCCGGTTATCTCACCTCCGCCGGTCACAATCGCCTGACCGAACACAGGGGCGCCGACGTAGACGTTCACGCCATGCACAGGCGCTGCCAGCGCGTTCTGCATCCCCGGGTATTGCATGCCTGGCTTACCGAAGAGGCTGTTCTGGCCATAGTTCTGGGCCGGCCGACCCAGCAGCACATTCAGTTGATTGGAGAACGTGGCGAACATCTCCCTGGAGCTCGTGCCGCCGAGGCCCAGATACCTGGCCCTGGCCTCGCTCGCATCGAACGCCGCATTCTCCGGATTGAGCGCATCCGCGCTGGAATCGGCATCATTGAGATCCGTGTTCCAATCTCCGAGACGGCTCTCGTTGCCCAGATTATTCAGATATCTGGCTATCGTATAGTCGCTAACCACTGATCATTCCCTCCCCATAAACAGACCCCGTGAACTTCCCAACCTCTATGTCTATGTCTCCGATTATGCGCCTTGAGAGCGGAGTGTTCTCGAAAGCGCTCTTGATCTCTGCGTCCAGACTCCTGTCGAGCATCTCTATTTCGCTCAGCTTCTTGAGCACGTGCCTCTCCAGCAGCTGGTGTTTTGCCTTGTACGTCTCAGGTCCCACCTTCTCCGAGTCGAACTCGCTGTAGACCGCGAAGGCGGGATCAGACTCAGGGAGCTCCGGGGAATCGAGCTTCGCGGACCTGGTGAGGTCGATGGCGTACTTCGACTCGCCCTCTGTGCCTGCCTCGCTGTCCGCCTCCCCTGACGAGCCGCCGAGCAATGCGCCGAGCTCGCGGCCGGTGCTCCTGGATTTGCTGCCCACTGCAAAGGTGCTCGAGTTGCGATCCTTCGGCGCACCCTCGTCCTCGATGCCGTCTTCGGATTCCCAGTCTTTTGGGCCGTCCACGACCGCCGGCTTCTCGATGCGCACGCCGGCGAGCATGCCTGCGTCCCCCTTAACGAGTCCCAACCTCTGCGCCTGCGCAGGATCCTGCGCCTTGTTCACGTCAGCGGCCTTGCCTGGATCCCGAGTCCCAGCCCTGTCCTCTGGCCTTGCCCTCGAGGCGTCATGTGTCTTGGAAGCGGGTGTGGCCTTCGGCTGCGCCTTAAGTTGAGCGGCCTGCGCCGCCACCATCGCCTGCCTGGGCTCCGGCTGGTTCTGTACAAAGGCGTCCTGCGCCTGCGTGACGTTGACCACAGGCTGTTTTATCGCGACATCCGCGCCCTTGTTCACCACAGCGGAACCGGTGAGCTGGTTCAAGCCGCGGGCCTGGTCCTTTGCTTGTACGTATTCCCTGGCCGCGTCCCTGGCAGCCTGTTTGTCCGCCACCTGCTGGGCCACGGCCGGCTTCTGCGCCTGGACCGCATGCTCTGTTGATGCAGCCGGTTTATCGGTGTTGACCTGGGGCTTATCCTGGACAGGTCGCGCCTGCTCGACCTGCTTATTGGCTATTTCGCGCGCAGAGTTGCCCTGGTTGCGGATGGCGTCGGAATATTCCTTGCCCCCGGCCTTTGCCTTTTGCCAACCCTCTGCAAAATGTTCGCCTACCCTTGCCATCTAAGGACTCCTCTCACCACCTTGAGTCGAACTGCTTTAAAGTTAACAACCTGAAATCCCTATACTTTGTAACATCCAGGCCCTGAGACAGGGCCCTACTCGCCAGTATATAATGCAAGAGGGAGGCCAAATCGGCCTCCCCCTCCATGTTGATGGGCAATATTCTAACTATATGATTTTATGGAGGATATTAAGCAGATGCAAAGGGGTTGCGGATTTTACTCCCCGCCTGGCAAGGATTTACAGGATTAAAATGGGGTTTGGGGTCACCAGTAAAAGTTCGACCTCAGAAGGCGAGGCCATCGCTGGCAGGCTTCTTTCCGCCCGTCTTTTTCGTTTTTCCTGATCCGCTTGTGGACTTGCCCCCACCGGATTTTGCGACTTTTCGTTTTGACGCAGCGCCTTCCTGCCCTGCAGCGGTTGGATCATCCTGCGGCTTCGGTTTAGGCAATTCGTGCGGAAAGCCAGCCAGCACCAGACCGAACTCGGTCTGCTCTTTTAGCTCATTCTCGATCTCTCTGACGGTGATTTTGACGGAATTTGCCCCAGGGTTTTCCTGCGCCTTTTTCTGCGCCACGACTATGCTGCCTGCCTTGTACATCTGCTGAGCCTCGGGCTTGAGAGAACTGAACCACAAAAACTTGCCCATGGCGGACAGCGCATCCGACTCATTTACAAAGGGAGAATCCTTGGGCCAGTTGACCCGGACAGTGATCTCATTCTCATGGGAAGACTCGGCGTCATCATTGACCTCTTCTGTTTCCGCATCCTCAGCCACACCTGCATCCGGCTTCACTTCCGGCTGATCGCCCTCCGGCTTCTTTGCCGCAGGGTCTGCTTCCGGCTTGTCCGCTGCCAGCACATCTTCTGAATCTTCGGAGATCCATTCGCTTATGGAACCGAAATTATAACCGAGTATTGTGCCGATGATCATACCCGGGATTCCGAGAATAAAAAAACCCGCTCCCAGACCCAAATTTGTATTTTGCAGATTATCGAGGAGCTCCTGATCCTCGCTGTCCTCGGCCGATACCTGCGAACCATCCCCTGATACAGCCGCGTCCGCGGCCTTTTTTATCTCTTCGGCGGACATCCCGGGTTTTATTACAGGGGTTCCCTTGAACTTCTCGGCTGACTTCGGGACAGACGGTCCTTTGGGGCTGTCGGGGCTTAGCGAAGCGCTCTTTTCATCCGCGCAGAAGAAACCGATTTCACCCTCTTTTGTCGCAAAGGTCTGGCACTTCTCGGGGTCTGGGTTTTCAGTGCCCGATACAAAACACCCATTAGTGCCATCGAGAGGTTTGCAATTCTTTACCTGTCCTCCACCCATCTCCACACTCCTTTAAACAGGGGATAGATATCTCCCATATATATTTTCGGCAGGAGCCACAGACAAGTTGCTCATAATGACCGAAAATTACTGCCACACAAAAATACTCATAGTTAACAATACGTTAAAACCTAATCCATTAAGACTTACTGTATCACATTAAACATGCAAGTCAGCATAGCGTTATATAAAGATTTTCCGCATTTTTGAGTTCCTCCTATGGAAGGAGCCGAGCTGCGATCCTGCGATGTAGGCGGCAGCCGATCTTGCGCATGGGGGGCCTCTTCTCAGGACCGGGGAACCTGGCCCTGAACCTCTCCAGCCGCTTGAGCGAGGAGGTCAAGGTGGCCATGTCTATCCAGCCCTCTGACACCGCCCGCCTGATGCCCTCCAACGTTGCGCGCTGTTCGTCCGGCCTGTGGCAGACGAGGACCATGTCCGCGCCGGCAGCGATCGATCTCCAACCGGCCTCATACGGCGAGCACTTGTCGGAGATCCCCTTCATGATCAGATCGTCGGTGAAGACGAGCCCGTCGAAGCCCAGCCCCTTGCGCAGGATGTCGGTCATCACAGGTTTGGAGACAGAAGTAGGGGCATCGCGGTCCAGGTTTGGTGCGGATATGTGCGCGACCATGACCGAGGCCACACCCGCCTCGATGGCTGCCTTGAAGGGGAGGAATTCGCAGGCATCGAACCTGGCCCTGTTGTGTGGAAGGACCGGCAGCCCGAGGTGCGAATCCACGTCAGTGTCTCCGTGCCCAGGAAAATGCTTTGCGCACGCGGCGACCCCCTCGGACTGCATCCCCCTGATGAAAGCCGCGGCCAGCGTCGCCACCTGTGCCGCATCGCGGGAGATGGCGCGGTCTCCTATCACTGGGTTTGCGGGGTTCGTGAGCACGTCCACGACCGGGGCGAAGTCGATGTCCACGCCCACGGCCGCAAGCTCGCGCCCGAGCATCGCACCCAGCTCCCCGGCAAGCTCCTCGCCCCCCTCGCCCGCCCTGCCGAGCGCGGCCATCGGGGGGACCTTCGTGAACGGCTTCCCGAACCGCGCAACCCTCCCCCCCTCCTGGTCCACGCCTATGATGAGCGGGACGTCGGAGGCTGCTCTGAGGTCTGCTATGAAACGCGCGACCTGTTTCGGCGACTCGTAGTTGCGCGAAAAGAGGATCACGCCCCCGGCGCCGGTCTCCTTGAGGAAGAGGCGGTGAAGGGATGTGAGTTTCTTCCCCTCCACGCCCACCATCAGCATCTGTCCAACTGTTGTCATATCGTCACCTTTGTCAGCGCCCCCTGGGCGCAAGCATGTCGCGCAGTCCGTCTCCCAAGAGATTGAAACCGAGCACGACGAGCATTATGGCGATGCCCGGGATTATTGATAGATGAGGAGCCACGAGCAGGAATTGCGTCCCTTGATCGATCATCCCTCCCCAGGATGGAACGTCCACCGGCACCCCGAGCCCCAGGAACGACAGCGACGACTCGATCATTATCACGCCGGCCATGCCGAAGCTGGCATTGACCACAATGGGGCCGATCATGTTGGGCAGAAGGTGCCTGACGAGGATCCTCGGCGTGCGCACGCCGATGGAGCGGCCCGCCTGCACGAACTCTCGCTCTTTGAGCGAGAGGGTCTGACCGCGCGTGAGCCTGGCGAATGTCACCCAGCCCCTGATGCAGAGGATGATGACGACGTTGACGACCGAAGGCCCAAGGAACGCGGCGACCGCTATCGCGAAGAGGAAACCCGGAAACGCAAGGAAGACGTCGCACACGAACGAGAACGCCCTGTCCACGACGCCGCCGCACCAGCCCGCCACGATCCCCATGAGCGAGCCTATGATCAGCGTGATCCCGACCACGCCCACGCTTATGCCGAGCGAGACACGCGCGCCCATGATCATGCGCGAGAGCATGTCGCGGCCGTCCGCGTCGTTGCCCAGCCAGTGCTGCCGGGATGGGCCGGCGAACGCCAGATCGAGGTTGTACGCGCCGGGATCCTGCGGAGCGAGATGCGGGGCGAAGATCGCCACGAGCACGAGGATCGCCACGATTATGAGGCCCGCCTTTGCGGTCACGCTCTTCACAGTTTCACCCTCGGGTCCGCGACCCTGTAGAGACAGTCTGTTACGAGGTTGACGACCACATACGCGAACGAGATCGCAAGTATGCAGCCCTGGACGACCGGATAGTCGCGCCTCGCGATGGACTCCATGAGCAGGGAGCCCAGCCCCGGCCAGCTGAAGATCTTCTCGGCGATGATAGCGCCTGCGAGCAGGGCGCCGACTTGGAGCCCCACGATCGTGATCACCGGGTTGATCGCGTTCCGGAGCGCGTGTTTGAATATCACGCTGTTCTCCGAAAGCCCCTTGGAGCGGGCGGTGGTCACGTACTCCCTCTTTATCTCCTCTATCATGGAGGAGCGCGTGAGCCTCGCTATCATCGCCGCCAGCGCGGCACCCAGGGTTATCGCCGGAAGTATGAGCGAGTGCGGCGAGTCGCGGCCGGAGATCGGCAGCCACCCAAGCTCCACGCTGAAGAGGAGGATCAGGACAGGGCCGAGCCAGAAGCTGGGCACGGAGATGCCGATGAGGGAGGCGGTCATCGTGAGCTGGTCCCAGACCGACCCCTTGCGCACGGCCGCGAAGACCCCCGCGGGTATGGCCGCGGCCACTGCGACGAGCATCGCGCATAGCGCAAGCCAGAAGGTGGCCGACCAGCGCTCGCCTATGAGTTCGGTCACCGGCCTCTTGTCGAAGATCGATCGGCCCCAGTTCCCGGTCACCAGCCCGCCCAAGAATTTCACGTATTGCTCGGCCACCGGCCGATCGAGGCCCATCTCGCGCGCGAGCTCAACCCGGTCCGCGGCTATCGCCTGCTCGCCGAGTATGAGATCCACAGGATCGCCCGGAATCGCGTGTATCAGGAAGAAGACGATCGTGGACACGGCCAGAAGGACCGGGATCGCGGTGAAAAGCCGTTTGATCACATAGTTGAACATGTTACGGTTTTTTGATCTTTGCAAACACGCTGTACGACGCGTCGGGCCTCACGGAGACGCCTTCAAGCCCCTCCCTGTAGATAACATAATTCGTCTCGTACCACAGCGGAATAAACGGAAGGTCGCGGAAGAGGATCTGTTGCACCCGGCCGTATATCCGCTTCCGCTCATCCTCCGAGAGCGCGGCGCGGCCCTCCGCCACGAGCAGGTCCACCTCCGGATTCGAATAGCGCCCGCGGTTGTATCCTTCGGGCGGCGTCATGTCGGAGCGGCAGACGTTGTAGAATATGTCCGGCTCCGTGACGCCGACCCACGAGAGCGTGTATGCTTGGAAGTTGCCCTTCTTGATATCGCGATAGAACGTGCCCCACTCGAACGGCACCACGCGCACGCCTATCCCGACCCGGCCGAGCTGATGTGCGATCATCCGGGCGATGTCTATGCGCTCCTTCACGGTGGAGGTCTTGAGCGTCAGATTGAATCGCATCGCGGGCCCCGCGCCGTCAGGATCGGGCAGCCCCGCGGCATCGAGCATCGCGCGCGCCTTGGCAGGATCGTAGGGATACTGGCCGAGGGATTCGTCATAGGCCCAGTTCTCGGGGGATATGATGGAGTTGGCGGGCCGGGCCATCCCCCTGAAGCGATGGCCGATGATGGCCTCGCGGTCTATGGCATAGGCCACGGCCCGGCGGACCTCGGCCTTGGCGAGCAGGGGGTCGGCGAGGTTGAGACCCACATACGCCACCACGATGCCGACGTCCTCTTTCATCGAGAGCCCGGGCTCCCTCTTGAGCATGGCCTTGATCAGGAGCCTGGGCACCGCGTTCTGCACGAGGTCGACATCTCCCTTGAGGAGCTTGAGCACCCTTATGTT from bacterium encodes the following:
- a CDS encoding ABC transporter permease gives rise to the protein MKSVTAKAGLIIVAILVLVAIFAPHLAPQDPGAYNLDLAFAGPSRQHWLGNDADGRDMLSRMIMGARVSLGISVGVVGITLIIGSLMGIVAGWCGGVVDRAFSFVCDVFLAFPGFLFAIAVAAFLGPSVVNVVIILCIRGWVTFARLTRGQTLSLKEREFVQAGRSIGVRTPRILVRHLLPNMIGPIVVNASFGMAGVIMIESSLSFLGLGVPVDVPSWGGMIDQGTQFLLVAPHLSIIPGIAIMLVVLGFNLLGDGLRDMLAPRGR
- the nikB gene encoding nickel ABC transporter permease, whose product is MIKRLFTAIPVLLAVSTIVFFLIHAIPGDPVDLILGEQAIAADRVELAREMGLDRPVAEQYVKFLGGLVTGNWGRSIFDKRPVTELIGERWSATFWLALCAMLVAVAAAIPAGVFAAVRKGSVWDQLTMTASLIGISVPSFWLGPVLILLFSVELGWLPISGRDSPHSLILPAITLGAALAAMIARLTRSSMIEEIKREYVTTARSKGLSENSVIFKHALRNAINPVITIVGLQVGALLAGAIIAEKIFSWPGLGSLLMESIARRDYPVVQGCILAISFAYVVVNLVTDCLYRVADPRVKL
- the nagZ gene encoding beta-N-acetylhexosaminidase — protein: MTTVGQMLMVGVEGKKLTSLHRLFLKETGAGGVILFSRNYESPKQVARFIADLRAASDVPLIIGVDQEGGRVARFGKPFTKVPPMAALGRAGEGGEELAGELGAMLGRELAAVGVDIDFAPVVDVLTNPANPVIGDRAISRDAAQVATLAAAFIRGMQSEGVAACAKHFPGHGDTDVDSHLGLPVLPHNRARFDACEFLPFKAAIEAGVASVMVAHISAPNLDRDAPTSVSKPVMTDILRKGLGFDGLVFTDDLIMKGISDKCSPYEAGWRSIAAGADMVLVCHRPDEQRATLEGIRRAVSEGWIDMATLTSSLKRLERFRARFPGPEKRPPMRKIGCRLHRRIAARLLP
- a CDS encoding ABC transporter substrate-binding protein, whose translation is MKMRMSALPAFAIALLSLFAGSACHRAAATPEDALEVAIPAGPATLDPRLATDAEGSKISSLICDGLFGLDDFLEPIPLIAESYEQLSASSYRIRIRPGVKFSDGSALAAKDVVFTFKSIIEGRIASPFKAAFQRISRIEAEDGLTVRIELSEVYAPFLNMLTRGIVSEKAAVAAGEDFGRAPLCAGPYRLLRFVPDKVVELAANDSYFGERPNIPRLNFHIIQDDNIRVLKLLKGDVDLVQNAVPRLLIKAMLKREPGLSMKEDVGIVVAYVGLNLADPLLAKAEVRRAVAYAIDREAIIGHRFRGMARPANSIISPENWAYDESLGQYPYDPAKARAMLDAAGLPDPDGAGPAMRFNLTLKTSTVKERIDIARMIAHQLGRVGIGVRVVPFEWGTFYRDIKKGNFQAYTLSWVGVTEPDIFYNVCRSDMTPPEGYNRGRYSNPEVDLLVAEGRAALSEDERKRIYGRVQQILFRDLPFIPLWYETNYVIYREGLEGVSVRPDASYSVFAKIKKP
- a CDS encoding tetratricopeptide repeat protein → MVSDYTIARYLNNLGNESRLGDWNTDLNDADSSADALNPENAAFDASEARARYLGLGGTSSREMFATFSNQLNVLLGRPAQNYGQNSLFGKPGMQYPGMQNALAAPVHGVNVYVGAPVFGQAIVTGGGEITGAGSAPAGGGVNVTANIGGGEATGAEKLDEVVKAAQEKAPEGYEPSEWKRIVDDAKAAAEKRAEANDTDADDEFRDILNKLPTKDLKEEVDENGVVVGATADQKKADYGRKLGEWYAEEIEGIDGTPERARLVDDVAGQDKEGFKLERASGKKLPGNVKAYTVSGDASRHGLSEGQKIFWVEDPKSGQGGWFKEASRKGVSGKIDGLGVKGGDKEIEVGGRSDWIELGQEEGDDRTVAGAVDEKTKHASLYDNFKIKDSSGETADAIKTDNANVYRGNDGKWYVKDGDKFVEMEKQPKLVAGRLYFNDAKVPVDPSRVDDLPAYMDSIKGGAKEMRVRQAAIQESDPKATAERVARVNKALTEAMDETGKGKLTMVSADGSRIDIDCKAEDCKTVRDAMGFDPVEADQQKKINAILKDLPQGVDVYLNGKKLSLSEDRPLGQLQQALDKAAPAATAETVAADSAAPAPAQKPDVEPKPAAEESKSAAQLPTPAAAPKPQSGTAPAGIPMDKPVIPESGAEQGMFAWQRELTAARQKVASAPAAAAPTAETPKDDAGSKARALYTEGKALYEAGKYVEAEAKFQECYDVKPHYTTLRSIAECKYEQGDKEEALVYLNKAKQYPKQDADFEKRLDGRIAEVEGEIPQSQPATTAAAPKPAAPAPAPVPAPAAPAPATAPAATSGWAALGNDETGDLSAPAPQAKPETQGEKILREAREKAAAQDKSGRRSL